One Rosa chinensis cultivar Old Blush chromosome 5, RchiOBHm-V2, whole genome shotgun sequence genomic region harbors:
- the LOC112203081 gene encoding uncharacterized protein LOC112203081: MADPLVARCLYSGKGYMIPLNQCMSYSELYEDIFRTFQFFPSDIIELQYSVPGCEVCFLRNDRDFQMLFCSARIHRLECIDILVLKIGEGCRTTCSMDSGSEVIDEDDYLGEAFRTEVHKTYLSDEWSSYIHHVGDKFHGAVELLCANVGTEGCDWHLRAFSSSANGCLYIIELNNIHTCKGVVRTQKHKLLGSKVVKTCIAADVSYNLSLKPREIMSKFKSTYGFDISYKVALKAKHRAKEAIYGSDADTFSKLSWYKKAVLQSNPSSSFVLEVEPSTNRFQRLFVAYGGCVEGFQLCLPVLYVDGTFGKSIYKGQILSTTGRNGNQGFYPLAICFCDSETDANWTFFFKHLKSLLEPQGRVITFISDRGVGLLSAFDKVFAGNPHLFCYKHLVANLAGKYRGKVGGADIIDPFLAKLPVENWCCAFYTSCRYGIMANGIAESFNSWIAIERLMPVYCMLDQTRIKQMEMAGKRREEAERWTTELTLKMEERLKVQMEKSRHFSDHYSSPGVYEVRPAALQTASENVYDYIDKYFHVDMFKKSYSSPIRPITNVDMSSSESASECILPPLAKRPPGRPRVKRFKSVGEVEKKLIRCGRCGKMGTHNKLSCTEPLVQQ, translated from the exons ATGGCTGATCCTCTGGTTGCTAGGTGCCTTTACTCTGGCAAAGGTTATATGATTCCTTTGAATCAATGCATGAGCTACTCTGAGTTGTATGAAGACATTTTCCGTACATTCCAGTTTTTCCCAAGTGATATTATTGAGCTTCAGTATTCAGTTCCAGGTtgtgaagtttgttttcttcGTAACGATCGTGATTTCCAGATGCTGTTTTGCTCTGCTAGAATACATCGGTTAGAGTGTATCGATATTTTAGTTTTAAAGATTGGGGAAGGTTGTAGGACAACTTGTTCGATGGATAGTGGTTCGGAAGTtattgatgaagatgattaTTTGGGTGAGGCATTCAGGACTGAAGTTCACAAGACGTATTTGTCTGATGAGTGGAGTTCTTATATTCATCATGTCGGGGATAAGTTTCATGGTGCTGTTGAGCTCC TCTGTGCAAATGTTGGAACCGAAGGTTGTGATTGGCATCTTCGTGCTTTTTCATCATCTGCCAATGGTTGCCTTTATATAATAGAGTTGAATAATATTCACACTTGCAAGGGTGTAGTTAGGACTCAAAAGCACAAGCTTTTGGGATCCAAGGTTGTCAAGACTTGCATTGCTGCTGATGTTAGCTATAATCTTTCATTGAAGCCAAGGGAGATTATGAGCAAGTTCAAATCAACATATGGGTTTGATATTTCCTACAAGGTTgccttgaaagcaaagcatcGGGCCAAGGAAGCGATTTATGGTTCTGATGCTGACACGTTCAGCAAGTTATCTTGGTATAAGAAAGCTGTTTTGCAGAGTAACCCCAGCtcttcttttgtgttggaagttgaaccatCAACAAATCGTTTTCAGAGGCTATTCGTAGCTTACGGAGGTTGTGTAGAAGGCTTCCAATTATGTTTGCCtgtgttgtatgttgatggaACGTTTGGTAAAAGCATTTACAAGGGGCAGATTCTGTCTACAACTGGAAGGAATGGGAATCAAG GTTTCTACCCTCTAGCCATATGTTTTTGTGATTCTGAGACAGATGCAAACTGGACATTCTTTTTCAAGCATTTGAAGAGTCTGCTTGAACCTCAAGGAAGAGTTATCACATTTATTAGTGATCGGGGTGTTGGATTGTTGAGTGCTTTCGATAAGGTATTTGCTGGTAATCCTCATCTGTTTTGTTACAAGCACTTGGTGGCGAACCTTGCCGGTAAATATAGGGGTAAAG TTGGTGGTGCCGATATTATTGACCCTTTTCTTGCTAAATTGCCTGTGGAAAATTGGTGCTGTGCATTTTATACTAGCTGCCgatatggaattatggctaATGGGATTGCTGAATCATTTAATTCTTGGATTGCAATTGAGCGTTTAATGCCAGTCTATTGTATGCTGGACCAGacaagaattaaacaaatggaGATGGCGGGTAAAAGGAGGGAAGAGGCAGAACGTTGGACCACAGAACTAACTCTCAAAATGGAGGAAAGGTTGAAGGTGCAGATGGAGAAATCTCGTCATTTCAGTGACCATTATTCAAGCCCTGGAGTTTATGAGGTTCG CCCTGCTGCATTACAAACTGCTTCTGAAAATGtatatgattatattgataAGTACTTTCATGTTGATATGTTCAAGAAGAGCTACAGTTCTCCTATCCGTCCGATAACCAATGTTGATATGTCTTCTTCGGAATCTGCTTCTGAATGTATATTACCTCCCCTTGCGAAGAGGCCCCCCgggaggcctagggtgaagcggttcaagtCGGTTGGAGAGGTTGAAAAGAAGCTGATTCGTTGTGGTCGTTGTGGCAAAATGGGCACTCATAACAAGTTGAGCTGCACTGAACCTCTCGTTCAGCAGTAG